The Bacteroidota bacterium genome has a window encoding:
- a CDS encoding PorP/SprF family type IX secretion system membrane protein, with protein sequence MQLRKVLSFFFVLISGAAMAQDPQFTQFYANPLYLNPAFAGAQRCPRVCLNYRNQWPALTGTFVTYTASYDQHVDPIGGLGLLVLQDKAGESTLTTTNVSGIYSYQLNVTREFSIRLGLQGTYAQKRVDWNKLTFGDMIDPRYGFIYETQEQRPNETRNFWDFSSGIVAYSNRYYGEWPFTT encoded by the coding sequence ATGCAGCTCCGCAAGGTCCTGTCTTTCTTTTTCGTCCTGATTTCAGGGGCAGCAATGGCTCAGGATCCGCAATTCACGCAATTCTATGCCAATCCGCTGTACCTGAATCCGGCATTTGCCGGTGCTCAGCGCTGTCCGCGGGTTTGCCTCAATTACCGTAACCAATGGCCGGCCTTGACCGGTACGTTCGTTACCTACACGGCGTCCTACGACCAGCATGTTGATCCGATCGGTGGATTGGGCTTGTTGGTGTTGCAGGACAAAGCCGGCGAATCAACCCTGACAACCACGAATGTTTCCGGTATCTATTCCTACCAGCTCAATGTCACCCGCGAATTCTCGATTCGCCTGGGACTGCAAGGCACATACGCGCAGAAGCGCGTGGATTGGAATAAACTGACGTTCGGTGATATGATCGACCCGCGTTATGGGTTCATTTATGAGACGCAGGAACAGCGCCCGAACGAAACAAGGAATTTCTGGGATTTTTCCAGTGGTATCGTAGCCTACAGTAATCGGTATTATGGGGAGTGGCCGTTCACCACATGA
- a CDS encoding type IX secretion system membrane protein PorP/SprF, with amino-acid sequence MTEPQEFFITEAPGSKLPMKITAHAGAIIPIAGNRDGTTYISPNFLYQKQRDFQQYNVGFYIAKAPLVGGLWYRGSDSFIALVGLQQGIFKFGYSYDVTTSKLYNASAGSHEISLGLQFGCHPKKKRFRTIKCPAF; translated from the coding sequence ATGACGGAACCCCAGGAATTCTTCATCACCGAAGCTCCCGGTTCCAAATTACCGATGAAGATCACCGCCCATGCCGGTGCGATCATCCCGATCGCCGGTAACCGCGATGGCACTACGTACATATCGCCGAATTTCCTGTACCAGAAACAACGCGACTTCCAGCAGTATAATGTCGGATTCTACATAGCCAAAGCACCGCTGGTTGGCGGACTCTGGTATCGTGGAAGCGACTCCTTCATTGCCTTGGTGGGATTGCAGCAGGGGATCTTCAAATTCGGATACAGTTATGATGTGACCACCTCGAAGCTCTACAATGCTTCAGCCGGTTCTCACGAAATTTCCCTGGGTTTGCAGTTCGGCTGTCACCCCAAAAAGAAGCGGTTCCGGACCATCAAATGTCCGGCCTTCTGA
- a CDS encoding DUF2851 family protein, whose product MNERFLHHVWSQRVFQFEPLLTKSGEPLQILQTGLYNHDAGPDFFNARLRIGGAEWAGNVEIHLRSSDWNRHGHQFDPLYGNCILHAVAVHDAEVFDVHGRMLPTFVFPESALAAWWGQYELLVQRPSAIACTDRLPFVPPHLWSSWIDRMLMERLEERVRRVDQQLHVSRGDWEDAIFRAVSRAMGFAVNADPMERVAASLPLKVLLKTAQRRDSLEALLFGQSGLLQAPAPDEYSSVLLEEYRFQRHKLGIEPIPLPGWKFLRMRPRNFPTIRLAQLASLIQTAFPLLQRCLEEHELKSLLSRFRVNVSPYWHNHYRFGVPTKFEEKWLGDDAIRILLLNTVVPFVFARGKAEGNSYWQEKALRWLCELPSEKSLPLREWRTAGVKPQHAGDGQALLHLLRNYCTPKKCLSCSIGNHLIHSSDEALRIDP is encoded by the coding sequence ATGAACGAACGATTCCTCCACCACGTCTGGTCACAACGCGTTTTCCAGTTCGAGCCACTGCTAACCAAATCGGGCGAGCCCTTGCAGATTCTGCAGACAGGCCTCTACAATCATGATGCAGGTCCCGATTTCTTCAATGCCCGTTTACGTATCGGTGGGGCCGAATGGGCGGGAAACGTAGAGATTCACCTGCGTTCCTCCGACTGGAATCGCCATGGTCACCAATTCGACCCGTTATACGGCAATTGCATTCTGCATGCCGTTGCCGTGCACGATGCGGAGGTGTTTGATGTGCATGGCCGAATGCTGCCGACATTCGTATTCCCGGAATCAGCGTTGGCCGCCTGGTGGGGACAATATGAACTACTGGTGCAACGGCCGTCAGCTATCGCGTGCACCGACCGGCTCCCATTCGTGCCCCCGCACCTTTGGAGTTCCTGGATCGATCGCATGTTGATGGAGCGACTCGAAGAGCGTGTCAGAAGAGTCGATCAACAGTTGCATGTTTCACGGGGCGACTGGGAAGACGCGATCTTTCGTGCGGTCAGCCGCGCGATGGGTTTTGCTGTCAATGCCGATCCGATGGAACGTGTTGCGGCTTCCCTGCCGCTGAAAGTTCTCCTTAAAACAGCACAACGGAGGGATTCGTTGGAAGCCTTGCTCTTCGGACAATCCGGCTTGTTGCAGGCGCCGGCTCCGGATGAGTATAGCTCAGTTTTGCTGGAGGAGTATCGATTCCAGCGGCATAAACTGGGAATTGAGCCGATACCACTGCCCGGATGGAAATTTCTTCGGATGCGACCGCGAAATTTCCCCACGATTCGGCTGGCGCAACTCGCATCCCTGATTCAAACCGCTTTTCCCTTGCTCCAGCGTTGCCTAGAAGAACATGAACTCAAGTCACTCTTATCGAGGTTTCGGGTAAACGTTTCGCCCTATTGGCACAATCACTACCGGTTCGGGGTGCCAACCAAATTTGAGGAAAAGTGGCTGGGCGATGATGCAATACGGATTTTGTTGTTGAACACAGTCGTTCCTTTCGTCTTTGCCAGAGGAAAAGCTGAGGGCAACTCATACTGGCAGGAGAAGGCGCTGCGCTGGCTCTGCGAATTGCCTTCTGAAAAAAGCCTGCCGCTGCGCGAATGGAGGACAGCCGGAGTAAAGCCGCAGCATGCAGGCGACGGACAGGCCTTGTTGCACCTGCTTCGGAACTACTGTACGCCTAAAAAATGTTTATCTTGCAGCATCGGCAACCACTTGATCCATTCTTCCGATGAAGCTCTTCGAATCGATCCGTGA
- a CDS encoding SUMF1/EgtB/PvdO family nonheme iron enzyme yields the protein MKNLIRSSIGLVAGALLLTSCGKEKSSVTGWNYNDPKNGGFEVVPYDEQETGPGLVLVEGGTFTMGRTEQDVTIDWNNIPRRVTVSSFYMDETEVANIHYLEYLYWTSRVFSADYPEVYKKALPDTLVWRDKVGYNEPMIELYLRHPAYQQYPVVGVNWLQANDFCNWRTDRVNEQILIREGILRVNPNQINEDNFNSDSYLAGQYEGLVKSDLMDLNPSSGSNGTRKVRMEDGILLPRYRLPTEAEWEYAALSQIGNTVYERVTDRRQYPWNGHIVRNKDEKYKGQMMANYKRGRGDQMGTAGFLNDNADRPAPVQSYWPNDFGLYCMAGNVNEWVMDVYRPLSPEDKADFNPYRGNVFKTQIRDEEGTIVEKDSLGRVPMRDVTEEENVDRRNYTKADNINYLDADEAEYIKYDYGATSMVNDKARVYKGGSWKDRAYWMSPGTRRFLDENQSTDDIGFRCAMVRVGSPVGLGAKPKTKLKR from the coding sequence ATGAAAAACCTCATTCGGAGTTCAATCGGCCTCGTCGCGGGAGCCCTTCTACTGACTTCCTGCGGAAAGGAGAAATCCTCCGTTACCGGTTGGAATTACAACGACCCCAAAAATGGTGGTTTCGAAGTGGTTCCCTACGATGAGCAGGAAACCGGACCGGGACTGGTTCTGGTGGAGGGCGGTACCTTCACCATGGGCCGTACGGAACAGGATGTCACGATCGACTGGAACAACATTCCTCGTCGCGTTACGGTCAGTTCCTTCTACATGGACGAAACAGAGGTGGCCAACATCCACTACCTGGAGTACCTGTATTGGACTTCCCGCGTATTCTCTGCCGACTATCCCGAAGTTTACAAGAAGGCGCTTCCCGATACGCTGGTTTGGCGCGATAAAGTGGGTTACAACGAACCCATGATCGAGCTCTACCTGCGTCACCCGGCCTATCAGCAGTATCCGGTGGTTGGTGTCAATTGGCTGCAAGCCAATGACTTCTGTAACTGGCGTACCGACCGGGTCAACGAACAGATCCTGATCCGCGAAGGTATTTTGCGTGTCAACCCGAACCAGATCAACGAAGACAACTTCAACTCTGACTCTTATCTGGCCGGTCAATACGAAGGTTTGGTGAAGTCCGATCTGATGGACCTCAATCCCAGCTCCGGTTCCAATGGTACCCGTAAGGTCCGCATGGAAGACGGTATTCTGCTTCCCCGCTACCGCCTCCCCACCGAGGCGGAGTGGGAATACGCCGCTTTGTCGCAAATCGGCAACACGGTATATGAGCGTGTAACGGATCGTCGCCAGTATCCCTGGAACGGACACATCGTGCGTAATAAGGACGAGAAGTACAAAGGCCAGATGATGGCCAACTACAAGCGCGGTCGCGGTGACCAGATGGGTACCGCCGGCTTCCTGAATGATAACGCGGACCGTCCGGCTCCTGTACAATCCTACTGGCCCAACGACTTTGGCCTGTACTGCATGGCCGGTAACGTGAATGAGTGGGTGATGGACGTATATCGTCCGCTTTCGCCGGAAGACAAGGCCGACTTCAACCCGTATCGTGGTAACGTGTTCAAGACACAGATCCGCGATGAGGAAGGAACGATTGTGGAGAAGGACAGCCTGGGCCGTGTTCCCATGCGCGATGTTACGGAAGAAGAAAACGTTGACCGTCGCAACTATACCAAAGCCGACAACATCAACTACCTCGATGCGGATGAGGCGGAGTATATCAAGTACGACTACGGCGCTACCAGTATGGTGAATGACAAGGCCCGCGTTTACAAAGGCGGCTCTTGGAAAGATCGCGCTTACTGGATGTCGCCCGGTACCCGCCGATTCCTCGACGAGAATCAGTCCACCGACGACATCGGCTTCCGCTGCGCCATGGTGCGCGTAGGCAGCCCGGTCGGATTAGGCGCCAAGCCGAAAACGAAACTGAAGCGATAA
- a CDS encoding PspC domain-containing protein, which yields MKLFESIRDRWERQAFGVCSWLGERLNMQTASIRLFFIYASFLAVGSPVILYMILAFWIKMKNYVFNRRTSVWDL from the coding sequence ATGAAGCTCTTCGAATCGATCCGTGACCGTTGGGAACGTCAGGCATTCGGCGTATGTTCCTGGTTGGGCGAGCGGCTGAATATGCAGACCGCATCGATCCGGTTGTTTTTTATCTACGCCAGTTTTCTGGCGGTCGGCTCTCCGGTCATCTTATACATGATTCTAGCTTTCTGGATCAAAATGAAGAACTATGTCTTCAACAGGCGTACCTCGGTCTGGGATCTTTGA
- a CDS encoding amino acid permease, whose protein sequence is MASPPNHRKLSLFDSTAIITGSMIGSGIFIVSAEISRQVHYPGMLLLAWAVTAVITILGALSYGELAAAMPKAGGQYIYLKEAFGPLYGFLYGWTLFSVIQTGTIAAVGVAFAKFTGVFFPEIGPERLVFAMGNFAINTQQLLAVGVIVLLTLYNFREVKSGAFLQNIFTVSKVAALILLVVLGFYFGMKGLGDWSNFSPAFPDVMTLATIGVFGAAMTGSLFSADAWNNITYTAGEVDRPQRNLPLSLFLGTSIVLVLYFLANMAYIYVLPMEKIQTADNDRVGTLLFETILGENGKYFMAAMIMVSTFGCLNGIIFTAGRVYYAMARDGYFFPSAAKLNKNHVPANSLAIQCLWACLLCFSGTYGDLLNYIMFAVMLFYVLTIAGLFVLRKKRPEMERPYKAFGYPVLPAIYILLAALVALDMLIYQTSASLYGLVIILLGIPVYAFLQNKQQKNGRLS, encoded by the coding sequence ATGGCCTCACCTCCCAACCACCGCAAACTCTCCCTCTTCGACTCCACCGCCATCATCACCGGTTCGATGATCGGCTCCGGAATTTTCATCGTATCGGCCGAGATCTCCCGACAAGTGCACTACCCCGGCATGTTACTCCTGGCCTGGGCGGTCACGGCTGTCATCACCATCCTGGGCGCCCTCAGTTACGGCGAGTTGGCTGCAGCCATGCCTAAGGCCGGCGGGCAGTACATCTACCTTAAAGAAGCTTTCGGACCACTGTACGGGTTCCTCTATGGCTGGACCCTGTTTTCCGTTATTCAGACGGGAACCATAGCAGCAGTAGGTGTCGCCTTCGCCAAATTCACCGGTGTATTCTTTCCGGAAATCGGTCCAGAACGATTGGTGTTCGCGATGGGCAACTTCGCGATCAATACCCAACAACTCCTGGCAGTGGGCGTCATCGTATTGCTGACGCTCTACAATTTCAGAGAAGTGAAATCCGGTGCTTTTCTTCAAAACATCTTTACTGTCTCCAAAGTTGCCGCACTCATCCTGCTGGTTGTACTCGGCTTCTACTTTGGCATGAAAGGACTCGGCGACTGGTCAAATTTCAGCCCTGCTTTTCCGGATGTCATGACCTTGGCGACAATCGGCGTTTTCGGTGCCGCCATGACCGGCTCGCTTTTTTCGGCGGACGCATGGAACAACATCACCTACACGGCGGGAGAAGTGGATCGTCCGCAGCGTAACCTGCCGCTCTCGCTATTTCTTGGCACCAGCATCGTGTTGGTGCTCTACTTCCTGGCAAACATGGCCTACATCTACGTTTTGCCCATGGAGAAGATCCAGACTGCGGACAACGACCGGGTAGGGACGCTGCTCTTTGAAACCATTCTTGGGGAAAATGGCAAGTACTTCATGGCCGCGATGATCATGGTCTCGACCTTCGGCTGCCTGAACGGTATCATCTTCACGGCAGGTCGTGTTTATTACGCGATGGCACGCGACGGCTACTTCTTTCCCAGCGCCGCCAAATTGAATAAGAATCATGTACCGGCGAACAGCCTGGCCATCCAATGCCTCTGGGCATGTCTGTTGTGTTTTTCGGGAACGTATGGTGATCTGCTCAATTATATCATGTTCGCCGTGATGCTTTTCTACGTGCTGACCATTGCCGGCTTGTTCGTGCTCCGTAAGAAACGGCCGGAAATGGAACGACCGTATAAGGCCTTCGGTTATCCCGTGTTACCCGCGATCTATATCCTGCTGGCCGCGCTGGTGGCCCTGGACATGCTGATCTATCAGACCTCCGCCAGCCTCTATGGCCTGGTCATCATCTTGCTGGGCATTCCTGTTTATGCCTTTCTCCAAAACAAACAGCAGAAAAACGGCCGCCTTTCCTGA
- the pyrF gene encoding orotidine-5'-phosphate decarboxylase — translation MTRQELTRLIRAKRSYLCIGLDTDIRKLPKHLLKAEDPVFEFNRQIIEATADLCVAYKPNIAFYEAEGPSGWVSLERTLAAIPKDCFTIADAKRGDIGNTSSLYARTFFERYAFDSVTVAPYMGKDSVTPFLEFPGKWVILLGLTSNAGSLDFQMLDVALPGHAAGEQLFEHVLHTSQRWSGPDSMMYVIGATHPELFTRVRKIVPDHFLLVPGVGAQGGDLEAISKAGMNDQVGLLVNSSRQIIYASSGEDFAEAARKEAMALQQEMSRLLEA, via the coding sequence GTGACACGCCAGGAACTGACCCGATTGATTCGCGCCAAGCGATCCTACCTGTGCATTGGGCTCGATACGGATATCCGCAAACTGCCGAAGCATTTGCTAAAGGCGGAGGATCCCGTATTCGAATTCAACCGTCAAATCATTGAAGCGACCGCAGACTTGTGTGTCGCCTATAAGCCCAACATCGCTTTCTACGAAGCGGAAGGTCCGTCCGGATGGGTGAGTCTGGAGCGTACGCTTGCCGCGATTCCCAAAGATTGTTTCACCATAGCGGATGCTAAACGAGGTGATATCGGGAATACCTCCAGCTTATATGCCCGGACATTTTTCGAACGCTATGCTTTCGATTCAGTCACCGTTGCCCCCTACATGGGAAAAGATTCAGTCACTCCGTTTCTGGAGTTTCCGGGGAAGTGGGTGATCCTGCTTGGACTGACGAGCAATGCCGGAAGCCTGGATTTCCAGATGCTCGATGTCGCCTTGCCCGGACACGCGGCCGGAGAACAACTTTTCGAACACGTCCTGCACACATCCCAACGCTGGTCCGGACCCGATTCCATGATGTACGTGATCGGTGCAACACATCCGGAGTTGTTTACACGTGTTCGTAAGATTGTACCGGATCATTTTCTCCTTGTTCCCGGAGTGGGCGCACAGGGGGGTGACCTCGAGGCCATTTCGAAAGCGGGCATGAACGACCAGGTGGGTTTGCTCGTGAACAGTTCCAGGCAAATCATCTACGCTTCCTCTGGCGAAGACTTCGCCGAAGCGGCAAGAAAAGAGGCAATGGCATTGCAACAGGAGATGTCCCGATTGCTCGAAGCTTGA